The Eubacterium ventriosum genome includes the window GACTTTATCTCTGATACTGCAAGCTCTATCGGAAAGAACATTCAGACGCTTGCTGGTGTCACGCAAAGTGGTTTTTCCAGTGAGGGATTCTATGTGGGATTCCTGCTTATCCTCATTCTGGTAATGGGTATCTATATCGCCTACACAGGACTTATCAAGCGGGAAACCACAAAAGCGGTTCATGCAGTCGTCAACTTCCTTGTGGTCTTTATCCTGTCAGCGTCCTTTATTGCTTACGCTCCGAACTATATCAGTAAAATCAATGATTTTTCCGCTGATATAAGCAGCTCGGCATTATCGCTCGGTACAAAGATTGTGCTGCCCGATTCCAACAGCAAAGGGAAAGACAGTGTGGATTTGATAAGGGACAGCCTGTTTTCCATACAGGTGAAACAACCTTGGCTGCTCTTGCAGTATGGGGAATCCGATATTGACAAGCTCGGCTCTGACCGTGTGGACAGCCTGTTAGAAGCAAGCCCAGATACGGACGACAGAGAAGATATAGTGGTTGAGGAAATCGAGGATAAGGACAATGCAAACCTAAGCGTTACAAAGACCATGAGCCGATTAGGAACAGTGGTATTTCTGTTCATCTTCAATATCGGAATCTCTATCTTTGTATTCCTGCTTACTGGCATGATGATTTTCTCACAGGTGCTATTCATCATTTACGCTATGTTCCTGCCTGTCAGCTTCATTTTATCCATGATACCGACCTATGAGGGCATGGCAAAAAAGGCACTTACGAAGCTGTTCAATACCATCATGTTAAGGGCAGGTATTACGCTGATTATCACCACAGCATTTAGTATCTCAACTATGTTTTACTCAATTTCTTCTGGCTACCCGTTCTTCATGGTGGCATTTTTACAGATAGTCACTTTTGCAGGAATCTACTTCAAGCTCGGTGACTTGATGGCAATGTTCAGTCTGCAATCTTCCGATACACAGCAGGTCGGCAGACGTATCATGCGGCGACCTTATATGTTCTTAGGCAGAAGTGCAAGACGCTTGGAGCGTAAAATCGGCAGGACGGTTGCGGCTGGTGCTGCTGGCGGTGTAGCTGGTGCGGTGGTCGCTTCAAATAGCCGCAAGGCTGATACAGCAAAAGGAAACAGTCATACACGACCAAACCATGACACCGCTTCTGATACTTCCACTTTTGGGAAACGTGCTGGTGCGAAAGTCGGTGCAGTGCTTGATGGTAAAGACCGCTTGAAAGATAAGGCAAAATCCATTAGACAACAGGTCAAGGATATGCCGACACAGGCACAGTATGCAGTACATAGCGGTGTAAACCAGATACAGGAAAATGTATCAGACTTCAAGCGTGGCATTGTGGAGGAAAAAGCGACCAGAAAACAGGGTCGTGCAGAGAAACAAGATAAGCACAGACAGACAGTTGCGGAAAAACGTATGGAACTGGATAAAGCGAAAGAAAGCACAGGATTAGTGACAAAAGGAACTGCCCCTGTGCATGAGCGACCAGTGACAACGCTTGTATCTGCAAAAGCAGCTCCACAGGTGGCAGCTTCTAAGCAGGAGCAAACGGTCAAGGAACGTCCTGCTGTTACAAGGGAACAATCTTCTGTAAAGAAAGAGCCTGTTACGAAACAGCAGGATAATGTGAGGACGCAGGTTGTCAGAGAATCCTCTCCAACCGTGAAACAGGCTTCAACAGCAGCTACAAAACAATCTGTCCGTCAGACCATGCAATACCAGAAGCAGACAAAGTCCGTACAGAAAAAGACCACAAATCCGTCAACCATGAAGAAAACGACCAGCAGGAAAGGCGGTAAGAAATGAAGCTAAGACACTTCGCTGTGTTCGGTGGGATTTTCACGGTGATTATTTGTCTGCTTTTGTTCCTGTTTATCGTGACCGCAGATGATGAAGAAAACAGCACTTCCCACTTTGATTTTTCTGGACTGAATCTGTCAGAGGAAGTGCTGAAACATCAGCCGACGGTAGAAAAATATGCGAAAGAATATGGAATTTCGGACTATGTGAACTATCTGCTTGCCATCATGCAGGTGGAATCTGGCGGTACAGCTACGGACGTTATGCAGTCGTCAGAATCAATGGGGTTGCCGCCTAATTCCCTCT containing:
- a CDS encoding CD3337/EF1877 family mobilome membrane protein, with amino-acid sequence MRKRKILRFFGIALLVVLGVLVFLSITGTVAHAAGLVDSTVSDANAYSKYPLENYQLDFYVDSSWDWLPWNWLDGIGKSIQYGLYAITNFVWTVSLYISNATGYVVQEAYKLDFISDTASSIGKNIQTLAGVTQSGFSSEGFYVGFLLILILVMGIYIAYTGLIKRETTKAVHAVVNFLVVFILSASFIAYAPNYISKINDFSADISSSALSLGTKIVLPDSNSKGKDSVDLIRDSLFSIQVKQPWLLLQYGESDIDKLGSDRVDSLLEASPDTDDREDIVVEEIEDKDNANLSVTKTMSRLGTVVFLFIFNIGISIFVFLLTGMMIFSQVLFIIYAMFLPVSFILSMIPTYEGMAKKALTKLFNTIMLRAGITLIITTAFSISTMFYSISSGYPFFMVAFLQIVTFAGIYFKLGDLMAMFSLQSSDTQQVGRRIMRRPYMFLGRSARRLERKIGRTVAAGAAGGVAGAVVASNSRKADTAKGNSHTRPNHDTASDTSTFGKRAGAKVGAVLDGKDRLKDKAKSIRQQVKDMPTQAQYAVHSGVNQIQENVSDFKRGIVEEKATRKQGRAEKQDKHRQTVAEKRMELDKAKESTGLVTKGTAPVHERPVTTLVSAKAAPQVAASKQEQTVKERPAVTREQSSVKKEPVTKQQDNVRTQVVRESSPTVKQASTAATKQSVRQTMQYQKQTKSVQKKTTNPSTMKKTTSRKGGKK